In a single window of the Candidatus Zixiibacteriota bacterium genome:
- the hemB gene encoding porphobilinogen synthase, whose product MSFPNDRPQRLRRSEAMRRLTTETRLSISDFIYPVFVSEVVDKPEPITSMPGIFNYPVAETAREADRAFKLGIPGVILFGTPSNKDATGSASLKKDGIIQRAVSEIKSFNSDILVITDVCLCEYTDHGHCGVVKNNNVIDNDATIDLLARQAVSHAEAGADMVAPSDMMDGRVAAIRDALDKSSSEEVAIMAYAAKYCSAFYGPFREAAGSTPQFGDRASYQMNPANSREALKEIALDVDEGADIVMVKPALSYLDVIANAKAMPDLNVPVAAYNVSGEYSMVKLAAERGIVDERRLALEILTSIKRAGADIIISYHAPDVARWLAD is encoded by the coding sequence ATGAGTTTTCCGAATGATCGTCCCCAGCGACTGCGGCGATCCGAAGCAATGCGACGTCTGACGACCGAGACGCGACTGTCGATTTCGGATTTCATCTACCCTGTCTTTGTCAGTGAAGTCGTGGACAAGCCGGAACCGATAACAAGCATGCCCGGCATTTTCAACTATCCCGTTGCCGAGACTGCTCGTGAGGCAGATCGCGCATTCAAGTTAGGTATTCCAGGCGTAATCCTATTCGGTACTCCGTCGAACAAGGATGCTACCGGCTCAGCGTCATTGAAAAAGGATGGTATTATCCAGCGTGCCGTGTCAGAGATCAAGTCGTTCAATTCGGATATTCTGGTTATCACAGATGTTTGCTTGTGCGAATATACCGATCATGGTCATTGTGGTGTTGTCAAGAACAACAACGTGATAGACAACGATGCGACCATTGATCTCCTTGCACGTCAGGCAGTTAGTCATGCTGAGGCGGGTGCGGATATGGTGGCGCCGAGCGACATGATGGACGGTCGTGTGGCCGCAATCAGGGACGCACTCGACAAAAGTAGCAGCGAAGAGGTGGCGATCATGGCGTACGCCGCCAAGTATTGTTCAGCGTTCTACGGTCCGTTCCGTGAAGCAGCCGGTTCTACGCCGCAGTTTGGTGATCGCGCATCGTATCAAATGAACCCGGCCAATAGCCGCGAGGCTCTCAAAGAAATCGCCCTCGACGTTGATGAAGGTGCCGACATCGTAATGGTCAAACCGGCGCTTTCATATCTCGATGTCATCGCCAATGCGAAAGCAATGCCTGATCTGAACGTGCCAGTGGCTGCTTACAATGTGAGCGGGGAATATTCGATGGTCAAACTGGCCGCCGAGCGTGGGATTGTCGACGAGCGACGACTGGCCTTGGAAATTCTGACATCCATCAAGCGAGCGGGTGCCGACATCATCATTTCCTACCACGCCCCTGATGTAGCGAGATGGTTGGCTGACTAG
- the cobA gene encoding uroporphyrinogen-III C-methyltransferase gives MNTDERGIVYLAGAGPGDPGLITLRAHQLLQACDVVVYDSLIPDELIVTLPPTVERHYVGKRGGCASIGQNEINKLLVKLARAGKIVVRLKGSDPLIFGRGGEEAEFLAENKIRFEIVPGVTAGVGATAYAGIPTTDRRCASWVLFATGHMAKDKQVSSVPWDWIAGGTKGTIVIYMGVAEVEPIVAELMTSGLSDSVPAAVIERGTFPSQRVFVSTLAELVTTVRANKVTAPALLVIGEAVKLRENLNWFRDKSLFGLRVMVTRPAHQADWVYRQLRELGAEVLAFPTIAVKEHTDEKAWTNFKNIQTEKSWLVFTSENGVEFFFSQFRVHGYDIRKLGAFKIAVIGTGTKRALKKYGITPDFIPAVATTAAFSEELEKIETLRGATVVRVRGNLSVDNIDQAIISVGAELIPMTVYETHHVGWAEERKAKLAEFPPDVVIFTSGSTADGLMKCLDPDKIKDIIAPAAIVSIGPATSKVIRSHGFDITLEATKHSIPDLIDQLVVFASSHSLRRSK, from the coding sequence ATGAATACTGACGAGCGAGGAATTGTTTATCTGGCTGGTGCCGGCCCCGGTGATCCGGGTCTGATAACGCTCAGAGCACATCAATTATTGCAGGCGTGTGATGTTGTTGTTTATGACAGCCTCATTCCCGATGAACTGATTGTTACTTTGCCACCGACGGTCGAGCGACACTATGTCGGCAAGCGGGGAGGGTGCGCGAGTATTGGACAGAATGAGATCAATAAGCTTCTGGTCAAGTTGGCACGAGCTGGTAAGATAGTTGTCAGACTCAAGGGCAGCGATCCGCTGATCTTCGGACGTGGGGGAGAAGAGGCGGAGTTTCTGGCGGAAAACAAGATACGCTTCGAGATCGTACCTGGCGTTACGGCTGGAGTGGGAGCCACAGCCTATGCCGGTATTCCGACCACTGACCGGCGTTGTGCATCCTGGGTACTTTTTGCCACCGGACACATGGCCAAGGACAAGCAGGTTTCTTCGGTTCCGTGGGATTGGATCGCCGGCGGAACCAAGGGCACAATCGTCATCTATATGGGTGTTGCTGAGGTTGAACCAATTGTTGCCGAGCTTATGACGTCAGGACTTTCAGACTCTGTACCAGCCGCTGTCATTGAACGAGGAACGTTCCCATCACAGCGCGTGTTTGTCTCTACGCTTGCGGAATTGGTCACTACTGTCAGGGCCAACAAGGTTACAGCTCCTGCATTGTTGGTTATCGGTGAAGCAGTGAAGTTGCGTGAGAACCTCAACTGGTTCCGTGACAAATCCCTGTTCGGATTGCGGGTGATGGTGACTCGCCCGGCACACCAGGCAGATTGGGTGTATCGTCAACTTCGCGAACTGGGTGCCGAGGTGCTGGCTTTTCCGACAATAGCTGTGAAAGAACACACAGACGAGAAAGCATGGACCAATTTCAAGAATATCCAAACCGAAAAGTCCTGGTTAGTATTCACCAGTGAAAATGGCGTTGAGTTTTTCTTCTCGCAATTCAGGGTACATGGTTATGATATTCGAAAGTTGGGTGCGTTCAAGATCGCCGTGATTGGTACAGGAACGAAACGGGCGTTGAAGAAATATGGTATTACACCGGACTTCATTCCGGCGGTAGCCACGACGGCAGCATTCTCCGAGGAACTGGAGAAGATTGAAACTCTTCGAGGTGCGACCGTTGTTCGTGTGCGGGGTAATCTGAGTGTGGACAATATTGATCAGGCAATTATTTCCGTCGGCGCTGAGTTGATTCCGATGACGGTCTACGAGACCCACCATGTTGGATGGGCCGAAGAGAGAAAAGCGAAACTGGCCGAGTTTCCGCCGGATGTTGTCATCTTTACCAGTGGCTCAACGGCGGATGGCCTGATGAAATGTCTCGATCCGGACAAGATCAAGGATATCATTGCACCGGCAGCGATTGTCTCTATTGGTCCGGCTACATCGAAGGTGATACGTTCACATGGCTTTGATATTACTCTTGAGGCTACAAAGCACTCTATTCCTGACTTGATTGACCAACTGGTGGTCTTTGCCTCGTCACATTCCCTGAGGAGAAGCAAATGA
- a CDS encoding bifunctional precorrin-2 dehydrogenase/sirohydrochlorin ferrochelatase yields the protein MANTYLPIAISLEHRKCLIVGGGRIAQRKIETLLEYNSNITVIAPEVEDRIEYYAGKELLTLHKRPYQAKDASSFGLVIGASNDEDVNCQVYDDCQAAGIPVNVVDNPPLCDFIFPAVLTRDCMTVSISTDGKAPFLSGHLRHVLENIFPKHWNDLVKLAVEFRVNVRNHWKGKPEQKHAAFERFVEVDWKTLFDAKDGAALETELHRILIGAPAPAPPEDDKGEQTDSSSEE from the coding sequence ATGGCTAATACCTATCTACCTATTGCCATCTCATTGGAACATCGTAAGTGCTTGATTGTCGGAGGCGGACGAATCGCTCAGCGAAAGATTGAGACGTTGCTTGAGTACAATTCGAATATCACTGTGATTGCGCCTGAGGTTGAGGACAGAATTGAATACTATGCGGGGAAGGAACTGCTGACTTTACATAAGCGTCCGTATCAGGCCAAGGATGCGAGTTCGTTTGGATTGGTGATCGGGGCCAGCAACGATGAGGATGTCAACTGTCAGGTGTATGATGACTGCCAGGCGGCTGGTATACCGGTGAATGTCGTGGACAATCCTCCTTTGTGCGATTTTATCTTTCCCGCTGTGTTAACGCGAGATTGCATGACCGTCTCGATCTCGACCGATGGCAAGGCACCGTTCTTGTCGGGACATCTCAGACATGTGCTGGAGAATATCTTCCCCAAGCATTGGAACGACTTGGTCAAGTTGGCCGTGGAGTTCCGTGTGAACGTCCGCAACCACTGGAAAGGGAAACCGGAGCAGAAACACGCCGCCTTTGAACGCTTTGTGGAAGTTGATTGGAAGACGTTATTTGATGCCAAGGATGGGGCTGCGCTTGAGACCGAGCTGCACCGTATTCTGATAGGAGCTCCTGCCCCAGCCCCACCGGAAGACGACAAGGGTGAGCAGACGGACAGTAGCTCAGAAGAGTAG
- the hemA gene encoding glutamyl-tRNA reductase, with translation MVSVASRLVVCGISHKSSSIEQREPFGFTHDNLAEANATFSDLPEVIESCIISTCNRVEFYFVAEHNADPFEVVASFYRNNRGIDIDSLQQSFYTKRDRHAADQLFRVTGGLDSMVLGENQIMGQVKEAYGSACAVKATGKVIHRLFHQAFRVGKQIRSGTEMGKGACSISSASVDLIKTRINGLKKPSILFIGVNQMIVLAASNLVRMPHSRFVFANRTSEKAVTLADRYDGVGCGLENLSELLENADLVVSCTGSEEPIITAAIVDQFVDTHPGKKLIIMDMAIPRDVECEKGRYPHIDILDLEDVKDHVGRQQKMREAAIPQAETIVEERLNEFIYWFNHVRHERLSATVEESFEQLREQALTTVVDKLSPELQLELTEATRSLVRKLVRVTARTCSKCSDSEK, from the coding sequence AGGCCAATGCCACCTTCAGTGATCTGCCGGAAGTGATCGAGTCGTGCATCATCTCTACCTGCAATCGAGTCGAATTCTACTTTGTGGCGGAACACAATGCGGATCCGTTCGAAGTCGTGGCGAGTTTCTATCGCAATAACAGAGGGATAGACATCGACTCCCTGCAACAGAGTTTCTATACCAAGCGCGACCGTCATGCCGCTGACCAGCTTTTCCGTGTGACGGGCGGTCTGGACTCAATGGTGCTTGGTGAAAACCAGATCATGGGGCAGGTGAAAGAAGCCTACGGCTCCGCTTGTGCCGTTAAAGCGACCGGTAAAGTCATCCATCGGCTGTTCCATCAGGCGTTCCGGGTGGGTAAGCAGATTCGTTCCGGGACCGAGATGGGCAAAGGAGCCTGCTCAATCAGCAGCGCCTCGGTTGATCTTATCAAGACCAGGATCAACGGTCTGAAAAAGCCATCAATCCTTTTCATCGGTGTCAACCAGATGATTGTGCTGGCGGCATCGAATCTTGTGCGTATGCCGCATAGCCGTTTTGTTTTCGCCAATCGAACCTCAGAGAAAGCGGTCACTTTGGCTGATCGTTATGATGGTGTCGGTTGTGGGTTGGAGAATCTGTCCGAATTATTGGAGAACGCCGATTTGGTCGTCAGCTGTACGGGATCGGAAGAACCGATTATCACGGCGGCTATAGTTGACCAATTTGTTGACACCCATCCGGGCAAGAAACTGATTATTATGGACATGGCTATCCCACGCGATGTCGAGTGCGAAAAGGGTCGTTATCCGCACATTGATATTCTTGATCTTGAGGATGTAAAAGACCACGTTGGTCGGCAGCAGAAAATGCGTGAGGCGGCTATACCGCAGGCCGAGACAATCGTCGAGGAACGTCTAAACGAATTTATATACTGGTTCAATCATGTTCGACACGAGCGGTTGTCGGCCACCGTCGAGGAATCGTTCGAACAGCTCAGGGAACAGGCACTGACCACGGTAGTTGATAAGTTGTCGCCCGAGTTGCAATTGGAATTGACTGAGGCGACTCGCTCGCTTGTTAGGAAATTGGTGCGGGTAACCGCTCGCACGTGTAGCAAATGTTCAGATTCGGAGAAGTGA